CATGCTTCCATCCTGGTCACGTGGTAGTCGAGGGGGAGTAACAAGGTCATCGTGAATCCCGGCACGGGCGGGGTCATCCAGCGACGCGCCCGGCCGCGACCGAACGACTGCACCTTGCCTGCTGCCGCAAGCGAGTCGAGTGCCCGCTGCACGGTGCGCTGGCTGGCGCCAAGCGCGAGCGAGAGAGCTGAGCTGGACCACGATTCACCGTCGGCGAGAAAGGCGAGCATCGTCGCATGCTCCTCTTCGACGGGCCGCGCCAGCACGACGACCTCGCGTGCGCGATGCGGCACGAGCGCAAAACCGCGCTTCGTCGCGCTCACGTCGGCCAGCGCCCGGAGCGCCGTGCGAAGCCGCCCGACTTCGACGCGCAACCGGGCGCGATGCGATTCGTCGGCGCGCCTGGCCCTGAATGCCCGTGCGACAAGCGCGTCTCTCGGCGCGTCTTCCGGCCACGCTTCGCCGAGCGCGCGTGCGAGCGTGAACAACACCGGACGCGTTGCGAGCGAGACCACCGTACCTGCGTCACGCACGACATGACGGCACGCGTCTACGACGAGCGCCTTCGACGCCAGTAATGCTCCAACCTCATCGAGCAGGAGGAACCGCTCCTCGCCGCGTGCAATCAGGCGCGCCGCGGGCGTCTTCAGGACCAGGGAGGCGCGTTCGACTTCCGCCGTCAGCGCGGGGATACCTGCACGGCGCGCGGCATCCCCGGCCCGGACGAGCGCAGCGCGCGCCGTCCTGGTCTGGAGGCGTCGTATCGCAATGCCCGCAACGATCAGTTCGTGGGCAGCCTTCGACGCAGGCGGGAAGGGCGCGGGGTCGAGCCCGGCGAGCGTTCGCTCGGCCTCGCCGAGGCGCCCGATCAGGAGGAGGCGCCGGACTTCGAGATACTGCGCGTGCGCGGCGTTCACCCGGTCGCCGT
The DNA window shown above is from Paraburkholderia sp. BL10I2N1 and carries:
- a CDS encoding helix-turn-helix domain-containing protein — encoded protein: MDSLITAAARALAAGDPLGALNRVALRDDAPALALRGIAMAQLGDLVRAKALVRSAARAFGPKEAVARARCIVAEAEIALASRDLGWPAKALDAARATLEAHGDRVNAAHAQYLEVRRLLLIGRLGEAERTLAGLDPAPFPPASKAAHELIVAGIAIRRLQTRTARAALVRAGDAARRAGIPALTAEVERASLVLKTPAARLIARGEERFLLLDEVGALLASKALVVDACRHVVRDAGTVVSLATRPVLFTLARALGEAWPEDAPRDALVARAFRARRADESHRARLRVEVGRLRTALRALADVSATKRGFALVPHRAREVVVLARPVEEEHATMLAFLADGESWSSSALSLALGASQRTVQRALDSLAAAGKVQSFGRGRARRWMTPPVPGFTMTLLLPLDYHVTRMEA